The following proteins come from a genomic window of Scomber japonicus isolate fScoJap1 chromosome 4, fScoJap1.pri, whole genome shotgun sequence:
- the LOC128357482 gene encoding carbohydrate sulfotransferase 11-like: protein MKMPRGGRLFLATCLCSLFVLVLYFQSITKPEPGEKSDSRPGKSRRNPLQSLYNGDQQLELLAAQRSLSGRRELLEQECLSHTRKRRVLSPEDLKHLIVDDKHSLIYCYVPKVACTNWKRVLMVLTSNGRYTDPLSIPANEAHVAGNLRTLSEFSVQEINQRLRSYLKFIFVREPFERLVSAYRNKFTRSYNTAFHKRYGTKIIRRYRADPAREALEQGSDVSFQEFVQYLVDPRTQREEPFNEHWERVHTLCHPCLIHYDVVGKYETLEPDAQAVLQLAGVDGTLQFPTSGKSTRTDGNMAARFFKHISPFYQKKLFNLYRMDFLLFNYSTPEYLRT from the exons ATGAAGATGCCCAGAGGAGGACGCCTGTTCCTGGCGACGTGCCTCTGCTCGCTCTTCGTACTCGTGCTTTACTTCCAGAGCATCACCAAGCCAG AGCCTGGTGAGAAGAGCGACAGCAGACCAGGGAAAAGCAGGAGGAATCCACTGCAGAGCCTCTACAATGGAGACCAG CAGTTGGAGCTGCTGGCAGCTCAAAGGTCCCTGTCAGGCCGCAGGGAGCTGTTGGAGCAGGAGTGTCTGAGCCACACCAGGAAGCGGCGGGTGCTTTCACCAGAGGATCTCAAACACCTCATTGTGGATGATAAACACAGCCTTATTTACTGCTACGTACCCAAG GTCGCCTGCACCAACTGGAAGCGTGTCCTCATGGTCCTGACCAGCAATGGCCGCTACACCGACCCCCTCTCCATCCCTGCCAACGAGGCCCACGTGGCGGGCAACCTGCGCACACTGTCCGAATTCTCAGTCCAAGAGATCAACCAACGCCTCCGCAGCTACCTCAAGTTCATCTTCGTGCGGGAGCCCTTCGAGCGACTGGTGTCGGCCTATCGGAACAAGTTCACACGCAGCTACAACACCGCCTTCCACAAGCGCTACGGCACCAAGATCATCCGCCGGTACCGGGCCGACCCGGCGCGCGAGGCTCTGGAGCAAGGCAGCGACGTCTCCTTCCAGGAGTTCGTCCAGTATCTTGTGGACCCTCGGACCCAACGGGAGGAACCTTTCAATGAGCACTGGGAGCGGGTGCACACTCTCTGCCACCCATGCCTGATCCACTACGACGTGGTGGGGAAGTACGAGACTCTGGAGCCGGACGCGCAGGCTGTGCTCCAATTAGCCGGAGTGGACGGGACGCTTCAGTTTCCCACGTCCGGTAAAAGCACCAGAACTGACGGCAACATGGCAGCACGCTTCTTTAAACACATCAGTCCTTTCTACCAGAAGAAACTCTTCAACCTGTACCGGATGGACTTCCTGCTCTTTAACTACTCCACACCAGAGTATCTCAGGACTTGA